From Xylanibacter oryzae DSM 17970, a single genomic window includes:
- a CDS encoding AI-2E family transporter, translating into MLENKITFDKFIRWALTALLIIAILYVTNYLSSVLLPFFIAWLFAYLLYPIVCFVQHKLHVPGRVLSIIVTLIFVISVIGGLVYLIIPPLIEQFEKLGDLATRYLNQTTHIKNYPTTIQEWLMANDKNIEKFFKNKEVIEAIKNAMPGVFSVLGQTANIIISIIASFITILYMFFILMDYEVLSSKWIKVFPKKNRPFWKELMTDVEHELNSYMRGQAVVALCVGVLFCIGFTIIGFPMAIGLGILIGLMDLIPYLHTLAIIPTIFLSLLKAADTGQNFWIILLSAVAVFIVVQLIADMILTPKIMGKAMGLNPAILLLSLSVWGTLLGFIGLIIALPLTTLIIAYYQKYVTKEQGNEDFPEKVIE; encoded by the coding sequence ATGTTAGAAAATAAAATAACATTCGATAAATTCATAAGATGGGCTTTGACTGCTTTGCTTATTATCGCTATATTATATGTGACAAATTATCTAAGTAGCGTACTATTACCTTTTTTTATTGCATGGCTATTTGCCTATCTTCTTTATCCTATTGTATGTTTTGTACAACACAAACTACATGTTCCAGGACGCGTATTGTCTATTATCGTCACACTAATATTCGTAATATCTGTAATAGGAGGTTTAGTTTATCTTATTATTCCACCTCTGATAGAACAATTTGAGAAATTGGGCGATCTAGCTACACGCTATTTGAATCAAACTACCCACATAAAGAACTATCCTACTACAATTCAAGAATGGCTAATGGCAAATGACAAAAATATAGAGAAGTTCTTTAAGAACAAAGAAGTTATTGAAGCTATAAAAAATGCCATGCCTGGAGTTTTTTCTGTTTTAGGTCAGACCGCTAACATAATAATAAGTATAATAGCATCTTTCATCACAATATTATATATGTTCTTCATACTTATGGATTACGAGGTACTTTCTTCCAAATGGATTAAGGTATTTCCTAAAAAGAACCGTCCTTTTTGGAAAGAACTGATGACTGATGTAGAACACGAATTAAACAGTTATATGCGTGGTCAGGCAGTTGTAGCCTTATGTGTTGGAGTCTTATTCTGTATTGGTTTCACCATAATAGGTTTCCCAATGGCTATAGGATTGGGAATACTTATAGGATTGATGGATTTGATTCCTTATCTACATACATTAGCTATTATACCAACTATTTTTCTGTCATTGCTTAAAGCAGCTGACACTGGACAGAATTTCTGGATAATACTACTATCTGCAGTTGCCGTCTTTATAGTAGTTCAACTTATTGCAGATATGATACTGACGCCAAAAATAATGGGTAAAGCTATGGGGTTAAACCCTGCGATATTATTACTTTCGTTATCCGTATGGGGCACTTTGTTAGGTTTCATCGGGCTAATAATTGCCCTGCCGCTGACCACTTTGATAATTGCATATTACCAAAAATATGTCACAAAAGAGCAGGGAAATGAAGATTTTCCCGAAAAAGTTATTGAATAA
- a CDS encoding DUF4172 domain-containing protein codes for MKVFNSTSNSGVKVSNLFVDKEFNTKNGIANDILASSAIEGIILDLSEVRSSIARKLGIKVADEKAPTHYIGGIVEMMLDATVNYLDPLSEKRLFS; via the coding sequence GTGAAGGTCTTTAACTCTACCTCTAATAGCGGTGTAAAAGTAAGCAATTTATTTGTGGATAAAGAATTTAATACTAAAAATGGTATTGCTAATGACATCCTAGCTTCATCGGCCATTGAAGGTATTATTCTTGATTTGTCTGAAGTGCGCTCTTCTATAGCTCGAAAGTTGGGTATCAAAGTTGCAGATGAAAAAGCTCCAACGCATTATATAGGTGGTATCGTAGAAATGATGCTTGATGCCACAGTTAATTATCTTGACCCGCTATCTGAAAAAAGGCTTTTCTCCTGA
- the rsmI gene encoding 16S rRNA (cytidine(1402)-2'-O)-methyltransferase, which produces MGILYVVPTPVGNMEDITFRAIRILKEADLVLAEDTRTSGILLKHFDIKNNLMSHHKFNEHGTSANIVEKLKAGMTIALISDAGTPGISDPGFFLVREAVKEGITVQCLPGATAFVPALVSSGLPDDRFCFEGFLPPKKGRATRLENLKSETRTMIFYESPYRLLKTLQHFAEAFGEDRQVSVCREISKIYEESVRGTLSDVINHFSETEPRGEIVIILAGVSTKEYKQNKK; this is translated from the coding sequence ATGGGTATATTATACGTAGTGCCTACTCCGGTAGGGAACATGGAAGATATTACTTTCCGTGCTATTCGCATCCTGAAAGAGGCTGATCTAGTCTTGGCAGAAGATACAAGAACATCTGGTATTCTGTTGAAACATTTCGATATCAAGAATAATTTGATGTCGCATCATAAGTTTAATGAGCATGGAACATCTGCTAATATAGTGGAAAAACTAAAAGCAGGTATGACAATAGCTCTTATTAGCGATGCAGGTACACCTGGAATAAGTGACCCTGGCTTCTTCTTGGTTCGTGAGGCTGTAAAGGAGGGCATCACAGTGCAGTGCCTACCAGGAGCAACTGCATTTGTTCCTGCATTAGTGTCTTCTGGCTTGCCTGATGATAGGTTTTGTTTTGAAGGCTTTCTTCCCCCAAAAAAGGGTAGGGCCACAAGACTGGAAAACCTTAAAAGCGAAACGCGTACAATGATTTTTTATGAATCACCATACAGGTTACTAAAAACATTGCAGCATTTTGCAGAGGCTTTCGGTGAAGATAGACAAGTAAGTGTATGCCGTGAAATATCTAAAATTTACGAAGAAAGTGTAAGGGGCACTTTATCTGATGTTATAAATCATTTTTCGGAGACAGAACCTAGAGGCGAGATAGTTATTATTCTTGCCGGTGTGAGTACAAAAGAATATAAACAAAACAAAAAATGA
- a CDS encoding histidine kinase: protein MKRIILLSVLLGSTLSSFAQDVEKEVSLQEVEVKAARVVNKVDGQFIFPSEEQKTHSSSGYSILQKLSLPNIRIDEIAHSIAAIDNRGSVQLRINGIEIDKTEMLSLDPKSICKIDFINNPGVRYGEGIAYVINIMTCKVNRGYIVGTDLTQSITAKNGDDMIFGKWNAGKSEISLSYEFGYNDDKSNRTKESADYHLNDGSVYTIQRNDFASRNRCFSNNMKLTYNLADSTNYVFQATLSGDFMNIPGDYNYKNIIDGTNQYVATDHQHSLSSTPVLDLYYFRQLTPKQSITLNAVGTYINTDALNYYDERTPYQYNVNGKTYSAITEVIYENRLKPFILSAGVNYKYKYTRNEYTGDAQSHDTMQNNRLYAFSEIKGNLSKLRYAVGMGISYLNYHQQEHEYNYSLFRTKVSLAYNITNELQLSYSSEMYDAASRIAMISDITIRTNSMESTVGSPDLKPNRDFEHTLKMSYNKGPWQSFIQCYYKSCNHPNMAAYERTADNQFIYTQRNQKEIDVLHIMAYANYWLIPEKLSIATDGGLFRCFNFGDDYTHCYTSYFCTGSINTYLGHFTLVAHADNGSRFLEGEGKGYNGSCISLQGSYQYKNWQFSLTWSQPFSRNYKMYESEVLNRNQHKITTLYSSSNSNLVSLNITWRLSKGRKYQGVDKKINLKDNETGIIKR from the coding sequence ATGAAACGAATAATCCTTTTATCAGTTCTCTTAGGTTCAACACTCTCATCCTTTGCTCAGGATGTGGAAAAGGAGGTCAGTCTTCAAGAAGTAGAAGTGAAAGCAGCAAGAGTTGTCAACAAGGTAGATGGTCAGTTTATTTTTCCATCGGAAGAACAGAAGACCCATTCATCATCTGGATACAGTATCTTGCAGAAGCTATCCTTACCAAATATCCGTATAGATGAGATTGCCCACAGTATTGCTGCCATTGACAATCGTGGTAGTGTGCAATTGCGTATCAACGGTATTGAGATTGATAAAACAGAAATGCTCTCACTCGATCCTAAGAGTATCTGCAAAATTGATTTCATTAACAATCCTGGTGTGCGCTATGGAGAAGGTATTGCATACGTCATCAATATCATGACATGTAAGGTAAACAGGGGTTATATCGTAGGCACAGATCTCACCCAGTCGATTACAGCAAAGAATGGCGATGACATGATATTTGGAAAGTGGAACGCCGGAAAAAGTGAAATATCGTTGAGTTATGAATTTGGTTACAATGATGACAAAAGTAATCGCACGAAGGAATCGGCTGACTACCATCTAAATGACGGTTCGGTCTACACTATACAAAGAAACGATTTCGCCTCTCGGAACAGATGTTTCAGTAACAATATGAAGTTGACCTATAATCTGGCTGACTCCACAAACTATGTGTTTCAGGCAACTCTGAGTGGCGATTTTATGAATATCCCCGGAGATTATAACTACAAGAACATTATTGATGGTACCAATCAGTATGTCGCAACAGATCATCAACATAGTCTTAGCAGCACTCCCGTTCTAGACCTTTACTACTTCCGCCAGTTGACACCAAAACAATCCATCACACTCAATGCGGTGGGCACTTACATCAATACCGATGCACTTAATTATTACGATGAGAGAACACCCTATCAATATAACGTGAATGGAAAAACCTACTCAGCAATCACTGAGGTAATCTATGAAAACAGACTCAAGCCTTTCATCCTTTCTGCAGGTGTCAACTATAAATATAAGTACACGCGCAATGAATATACAGGTGATGCCCAGTCGCATGATACGATGCAAAACAATCGTCTTTATGCCTTCTCTGAAATAAAAGGAAATCTAAGTAAGTTACGTTATGCAGTCGGAATGGGAATAAGCTATCTCAATTATCACCAGCAAGAGCATGAGTACAATTATTCGTTATTCAGAACAAAGGTTTCATTGGCATACAACATTACGAACGAACTCCAACTTAGTTATTCTTCCGAGATGTACGATGCCGCCTCTAGGATTGCAATGATTAGTGACATCACCATTCGAACGAATAGCATGGAGTCGACAGTAGGAAGCCCTGATCTCAAGCCAAATAGAGATTTTGAGCATACCCTTAAGATGTCTTATAACAAAGGACCTTGGCAATCATTTATTCAGTGTTACTATAAATCGTGCAATCATCCCAATATGGCTGCTTATGAACGAACTGCTGACAATCAGTTCATCTATACTCAACGTAATCAGAAAGAGATTGACGTACTCCATATAATGGCATACGCTAATTATTGGCTCATTCCCGAGAAACTGAGCATTGCCACTGACGGAGGGTTATTCCGCTGTTTTAATTTCGGAGATGACTACACACATTGCTATACTTCATATTTCTGCACAGGAAGCATCAATACCTACCTCGGCCACTTTACACTCGTAGCTCACGCTGACAACGGCTCACGTTTCCTTGAAGGAGAGGGGAAAGGCTACAATGGTTCGTGCATCTCCTTGCAAGGGTCTTATCAGTACAAAAATTGGCAGTTCTCCCTCACATGGTCGCAACCATTTTCCCGGAATTATAAAATGTACGAGTCTGAAGTTCTCAATCGTAATCAGCACAAGATTACCACCCTTTACAGCAGTAGCAACAGCAACCTCGTCAGTTTGAATATTACATGGCGACTGAGCAAAGGCCGTAAATACCAAGGTGTTGATAAAAAAATCAATCTGAAAGATAATGAAACAGGAATTATCAAACGATAG
- a CDS encoding sodium:calcium antiporter — protein MIESLSLTMLLLIFGVSAILIWLAGIKLTETADILSIHFGLGEALGGLILLAIVTNLPEIAITVSAAIQHNMALAIGNILGGIALQTVVLVVLDVFGLGKKDPLTYRAASLILVLEGLMVIIVLTLVIVGNQFGSLVIFHGVAPIDVIIVLVWIVGIYLIGKARTNLPWHQLGVLPGSQKEKRGHSKIKKYDLAIKKGTSIQVVIFIFALCSLVTLVAGVGLEVTGEAIAKQIGMTGVLFGATILAAATSLPEVATGLTSVKLEDYQMAMSDIFGGNAFLPVLFMVATIISGESVLPQAHKTDIYLTALAILLTIIYICGLIFRPRKQILRMGIDSFIVMIVYLIGLLGLFAI, from the coding sequence ATGATTGAATCTCTTTCATTGACAATGCTTCTACTTATATTCGGCGTTAGTGCAATACTAATATGGTTGGCAGGAATCAAATTAACCGAGACTGCCGACATTCTTTCCATACACTTCGGTTTGGGTGAAGCATTGGGTGGATTAATTTTACTGGCAATTGTAACAAATCTCCCCGAAATTGCCATTACTGTAAGCGCTGCAATTCAGCACAATATGGCACTTGCTATCGGAAATATTCTGGGAGGTATTGCTCTACAAACTGTCGTACTTGTGGTGTTGGATGTATTTGGACTGGGCAAAAAAGATCCTCTTACTTATCGTGCTGCATCGCTTATATTAGTGCTGGAAGGATTAATGGTTATTATTGTTTTGACATTAGTGATTGTGGGCAATCAGTTTGGCTCCTTGGTTATTTTCCATGGTGTAGCGCCAATAGATGTAATCATCGTGTTGGTGTGGATTGTAGGTATATATTTGATCGGGAAAGCAAGAACTAACTTGCCTTGGCATCAGTTAGGTGTTCTTCCGGGCAGTCAAAAAGAAAAGCGAGGACACAGCAAAATAAAAAAATATGATTTAGCTATAAAAAAAGGGACAAGCATTCAAGTTGTTATTTTTATTTTTGCTTTATGCTCATTGGTTACTTTAGTTGCCGGTGTGGGATTGGAAGTAACGGGCGAAGCCATTGCTAAACAGATAGGAATGACGGGTGTATTATTCGGTGCTACAATTTTAGCGGCTGCGACTTCGCTGCCTGAAGTAGCTACAGGTTTAACTTCCGTGAAATTAGAAGATTATCAAATGGCCATGAGTGATATTTTCGGAGGAAATGCATTCCTGCCGGTATTATTTATGGTGGCAACTATCATTTCGGGTGAATCTGTTCTTCCGCAAGCGCATAAAACTGATATTTATCTCACAGCGTTAGCAATACTTCTAACTATTATCTATATCTGCGGTTTAATATTCCGTCCCCGAAAGCAAATACTAAGGATGGGTATTGATTCATTCATTGTAATGATCGTTTATTTAATCGGATTACTAGGATTATTTGCTATTTAG
- a CDS encoding thiamine pyrophosphate-dependent enzyme: MSKNISDQLVETLVAAGIQRIYAVTGDSLNHVNEAVHRNGKIKWVHVRNEETAAFAASAEAQLNGLACCAGSSGPGHVHLINGLYDANRSSASVLAIASTIPTSEFGTDYFQETNIFKLFDDCSCYNQMATTTTQFPRMLQAALQYTIQKKGVAVLGLPGDITNFPAEEAETTTRLFHTEPIVRPSEDELLQLAGIINSYRKVTIYCGLGAAEAHDEIIQLAEKLKSPVAYSYKAKMAIQYDNPYEVGLTGLLGVPSAYQSMHECELLILLGTDFPYTPFMPVHNKIVQIDIKPENLGRRAKLEMGLCGDVKDTLQAILSLIVTKKDTKFLNRQLKFYDVVKKNLLLYVNDPGKPNTIHPEYVASVINELAHKDAIFTVDTGMCCVWAARYIAGTGERKMLGSFNHGSMANAMPQAIGAAFACPDKQVIAFCGDGGLSMMMGDLMTIVQYNLPVKIVLFNNSSLGMVKLEMQVAGIPDIETDMLNPDFVKLAEAMGMYGILINDPADVRPALEKAFLQDGPALITIQTDPNALAMPPKLEFDQMKGFAFYMGKMMISGRVDEIFKIIKSNYKHIGEVI; this comes from the coding sequence ATGAGTAAAAATATATCGGATCAACTAGTGGAAACCTTAGTTGCAGCAGGAATTCAACGAATTTATGCCGTAACAGGAGATAGTCTTAATCATGTAAATGAAGCAGTGCATCGTAATGGCAAGATCAAGTGGGTTCATGTCCGAAACGAAGAAACTGCCGCTTTTGCAGCCAGTGCAGAGGCACAGTTAAACGGTCTGGCATGTTGTGCGGGTAGTAGTGGTCCAGGACATGTTCATCTGATCAATGGTCTGTATGATGCAAATCGTTCGTCGGCTTCCGTATTGGCCATTGCATCCACTATCCCGACCAGTGAATTTGGAACCGACTATTTTCAGGAAACAAACATATTCAAGCTGTTTGACGATTGCAGTTGCTATAATCAAATGGCTACAACAACAACGCAATTTCCTCGTATGCTACAGGCCGCCCTTCAATATACCATACAGAAAAAGGGGGTAGCTGTTCTTGGGTTGCCTGGTGACATCACGAATTTTCCTGCAGAAGAGGCCGAAACTACAACAAGGCTATTTCATACCGAACCTATTGTCAGACCATCCGAGGATGAACTGTTACAACTCGCCGGAATAATAAATTCGTATCGGAAAGTCACTATCTATTGCGGACTTGGTGCTGCAGAAGCACATGATGAGATTATTCAGCTTGCAGAAAAATTAAAATCACCAGTTGCCTATTCTTATAAGGCAAAGATGGCGATTCAGTATGATAATCCCTATGAAGTGGGTCTTACCGGCTTACTGGGGGTCCCTTCTGCTTACCAAAGCATGCATGAATGTGAATTGCTTATATTATTAGGAACAGATTTTCCGTATACACCCTTTATGCCTGTTCATAATAAAATTGTACAAATTGATATTAAACCGGAGAATCTTGGACGAAGAGCAAAACTTGAGATGGGTCTTTGTGGTGATGTAAAAGACACGCTACAAGCCATCTTGTCCCTTATAGTAACGAAAAAAGATACTAAATTTCTCAATCGGCAATTAAAGTTTTACGATGTAGTCAAAAAGAATTTATTATTATATGTAAACGATCCCGGTAAACCAAATACTATTCATCCTGAATATGTTGCTTCTGTGATAAATGAGTTGGCTCACAAGGATGCCATATTTACGGTAGATACAGGAATGTGTTGTGTATGGGCTGCACGCTATATTGCTGGAACCGGTGAACGAAAAATGTTGGGTTCATTTAATCACGGATCAATGGCAAATGCCATGCCGCAAGCCATTGGCGCAGCATTTGCCTGTCCCGACAAACAAGTGATTGCCTTTTGCGGTGATGGCGGTTTATCCATGATGATGGGTGACTTGATGACGATTGTTCAATACAATTTACCTGTGAAGATTGTACTTTTTAATAATAGTTCATTGGGTATGGTAAAACTGGAAATGCAAGTAGCAGGAATTCCTGACATTGAAACGGATATGTTGAATCCTGATTTCGTAAAATTAGCTGAAGCAATGGGAATGTACGGAATTCTAATTAATGATCCTGCAGATGTTAGACCGGCATTAGAAAAAGCCTTTCTACAGGATGGTCCTGCATTAATTACCATTCAGACTGATCCGAATGCTCTTGCCATGCCTCCTAAACTGGAATTCGACCAAATGAAAGGTTTTGCTTTTTATATGGGGAAAATGATGATAAGCGGACGTGTAGATGAAATTTTTAAGATCATTAAGTCAAACTATAAACATATTGGTGAAGTGATCTGA